From one Bacteroides intestinalis DSM 17393 genomic stretch:
- the hepB gene encoding heparin/heparin-sulfate lyase HepB: protein MKKNFLLAASFLFIFCLEAGAQKRDEVTWEKFEDITIPIPPSTHPRLYVRPANLPDLKKRMDHPQVKANLATLRKLGIDRTAEEEAKVTDRGFRYYFEMRGVTSRVQVQALDYLVYGDKKQARRAITSMLDSLQHTNFGTKQDLSRASGVMLMCGAMVYDWCYDQMKESEKKAYIESFIRISKTMECGYPPKNNEPIAGHSSEWMILRDMLSAGIAIYDEYPDMYLHVIRMLYKDYLPVRNYIYSGHNYHQGTSYVNVRFSNDLFSLWILDRMGAGAIYNPAQQFVPYDFLYRRRPDGQVMPAGDTNPNKRNIPSYSLPAMLASSFYKDNYLAYEYELKPKLESHCLIFEILWRDFDLKAKAPDDLPLTRYSGSPFGWMIARTAWDKNSVIAEMKINEQFFGNHQHMDGGSFQLYYKGPLAIDAGAYQGSSGGYNSPHNKNFFKRTIAHNSLLVYNPNEKFASWNYGGQDKTEFADNDGGQRMPGDRWETCRSFKDLLSKEYTTGKVLGHGFGPDANKPDYSYLKGDITQAYTDKVKEAKRSFVFLNLHATEVPAALIVFDKVVSSDPQFKKFWLLHSIEEPIIESNRFTVKRTQNEDTGMLQNQVLLPEIQDARIEKIGGKGKEFWVFGTNYANDAMPRRPDDANERGAWRVEISPVTAAAENYFLNVMQVADNTCLQMNEVKRIDADKIVGVQIADRVVTFSKDSQPLPGKFDFAVSGSQTMKFVITDLIPGTWQIKKDGKVYIPALEVRTDDGILSFEGTAGRYEFLR, encoded by the coding sequence ATGAAGAAAAATTTTCTTTTAGCAGCGAGTTTTCTCTTCATCTTTTGTCTGGAAGCCGGTGCTCAGAAAAGAGATGAAGTAACCTGGGAGAAATTCGAGGACATCACCATCCCCATTCCTCCCTCAACTCACCCCCGACTCTATGTACGTCCCGCCAATTTACCGGATTTAAAGAAACGGATGGATCACCCGCAAGTAAAAGCAAACCTGGCAACCTTGCGCAAACTTGGCATAGACCGCACCGCAGAGGAAGAGGCAAAAGTAACCGACAGAGGCTTCCGCTACTACTTCGAGATGCGGGGAGTAACCAGCCGTGTACAAGTACAAGCTCTCGACTATCTGGTATATGGTGACAAGAAGCAAGCCAGACGCGCCATCACTTCCATGCTCGATTCATTGCAGCATACCAATTTCGGAACCAAACAAGACTTATCGCGCGCCAGCGGAGTCATGCTGATGTGCGGCGCGATGGTATATGACTGGTGCTACGACCAGATGAAAGAATCGGAAAAGAAAGCCTATATAGAATCGTTCATCCGAATCTCCAAGACCATGGAATGCGGTTATCCGCCCAAAAATAACGAACCCATAGCCGGACACTCGTCCGAATGGATGATCTTGCGGGACATGCTTTCAGCCGGTATTGCTATCTACGACGAATATCCGGATATGTACCTCCATGTCATCCGAATGCTGTACAAGGATTACTTGCCGGTAAGAAATTACATCTATTCTGGTCATAATTATCATCAGGGAACAAGCTATGTCAATGTGCGTTTCAGCAATGACCTGTTCTCCTTATGGATTCTGGATCGTATGGGAGCCGGCGCAATCTACAATCCCGCACAACAATTCGTACCGTACGACTTCCTGTACCGCCGTCGTCCGGACGGACAAGTAATGCCCGCAGGCGATACGAATCCTAACAAAAGAAACATTCCTTCTTACTCCCTGCCCGCCATGCTCGCTTCCAGCTTCTATAAAGACAATTATCTGGCTTACGAATACGAACTCAAACCCAAATTAGAAAGCCACTGCCTTATCTTCGAGATACTGTGGAGAGATTTTGATTTGAAAGCCAAGGCTCCTGATGACTTGCCGCTGACCCGATACTCAGGCTCACCTTTCGGGTGGATGATAGCGCGTACGGCATGGGACAAAAACAGCGTGATTGCCGAAATGAAAATCAATGAACAATTCTTTGGTAACCATCAACACATGGACGGTGGTTCGTTCCAACTTTATTATAAGGGCCCGTTAGCAATAGATGCCGGAGCTTACCAAGGAAGTTCCGGCGGATATAACAGCCCGCACAACAAAAATTTCTTCAAACGTACCATTGCCCATAACTCATTGTTAGTATACAACCCGAACGAGAAATTCGCCAGCTGGAATTATGGCGGACAAGATAAAACAGAATTTGCCGATAATGACGGTGGACAACGCATGCCGGGTGACCGCTGGGAGACTTGCCGCTCTTTTAAAGATTTATTAAGCAAGGAATATACTACAGGCAAAGTCCTAGGACATGGTTTTGGCCCCGATGCCAATAAACCTGACTATTCTTATCTGAAAGGTGACATCACGCAAGCCTATACAGACAAAGTAAAAGAAGCGAAACGATCTTTTGTTTTCCTCAACCTGCACGCTACCGAAGTGCCTGCCGCCTTAATCGTGTTTGATAAAGTTGTCTCTTCCGACCCTCAGTTCAAGAAGTTCTGGCTACTGCACAGTATAGAAGAGCCGATAATAGAAAGTAACCGTTTCACCGTCAAACGCACCCAAAACGAAGACACCGGCATGTTACAGAATCAAGTGTTGCTCCCCGAAATTCAAGATGCACGGATAGAGAAAATCGGTGGAAAAGGAAAAGAGTTTTGGGTATTCGGCACCAATTATGCCAACGATGCCATGCCGAGACGTCCCGACGACGCCAACGAAAGAGGCGCATGGCGTGTAGAAATATCACCTGTAACCGCTGCTGCCGAAAATTACTTTCTGAATGTAATGCAAGTAGCCGACAACACCTGTCTGCAAATGAATGAAGTAAAACGCATCGATGCAGATAAAATAGTAGGCGTGCAGATAGCCGACCGCGTCGTCACCTTCAGCAAAGACAGCCAACCACTGCCCGGTAAATTTGATTTCGCGGTAAGTGGCAGCCAAACTATGAAGTTTGTCATTACCGACCTTATTCCGGGAACCTGGCAAATCAAGAAAGACGGTAAGGTATATATTCCCGCGCTGGAAGTTCGTACAGACGATGGTATCCTTTCTTTTGAAGGTACTGCCGGACGGTATGAATTTCTTCGATAA